The Prochlorococcus marinus str. MIT 1214 sequence TTATAACTCCTGTACCATCTTGTGGCGTATGAGCCCATGAAATCCTCTCATAGCCATCAATAAGATTCTCAGATTTTCCACTTTCAACATAATCTACAAATGCTTCAGATGAATAATTTTGATCTTCAGATGATTCGAATTTCCAAGTGACTACATACAACTGCATGTTTTATTTTCGGAGGGCTTTTATTCTATCTGAGAATCATTTTTTATTTCTAAAGCCAGGCTCAAATTGTCTTCTCGCCGCCTGTGTTCTTAGTATTAACTGCCTACCAGAACTCGATAGAGTGAACCGCAATGCTTTGCCAGACTTAAACATTGCCTCTCCAATTGCCTTCGTTCTTGATAATTCAATTTGGTATGCCCTAGAAACAGCCCTCTCAGCATCAACGTTTGCCAGCTTTGCCTGTTGGGCCAATCGTTTCGTTTTTGATTTAGGAATTACTGAGAGTTCGCTTTCAGGTTCTGCCCACCTCCACAACCAATTAGAATTGGATTTTGTAATTGAAGAAGATTTCTTAACCATGCCCCCATTTCCATAAGACAATAAGGCGTTTCACACCTCACAAAGACCCTAACCGCTATAGGTAAAGAAAAAGGTTTGAGATTGCAAAAAAAAAAGAAAGTTAAAAAAGTGCTTCAAATTACAAAAACTAAAAAATTAATAATTTCAAACCTAAAATTTTTACGTACTTATAATCATTAGAAGAAAAATGAATTCTAAAAACTATAGTTTTTAAAATTTAGGAAGTCAGCGTAAAAAATAAAAATATTAGCTTTTTTACTGATTAAAATTTAAAGGGTAATTCTATTAAAGCCCAAACATACAAAGATATATTTAATGCAATAGCTGCTCCTACTGTTAGCTTCTTCATATAAAAGTTAATTACTACATTTTTAATTCAGCAATAAAATGTCTTTTGAGAAAGTATTTATACTCTCATCAACACATTGGTTTTTAACTTTTATAGATTTTCAGGAAGGAAAAGAAGTCCAGACCTGCAATCATCAAGAAGTTCTTTAATCTTAGTTAATTTTGAATCAGCTACTTGGTCAGCCTTAACAGAGATCCAAATAGGTTTTATCAATTCATTACTTGGTCCGAGTCTTATACGAGCTCCAAACCAATTTGCATGCGAAGGTATTGAGGCTCTGCATTTTGTCTCATTAATAGTTAAATCAACCTTCCTCTCGATAAGCCAATCTTCAACGAAAATCAAATTAGTAAAACTATTTAAACCAGCATTTACAGATGTAAAACTGAATGTCAAAAGGATCACAAACAAATAATTCTTCAAATTTTCAGAAGTGGCCATCACTTCAAGTTATCTAGAAATAGTCTTAAACAAAAATGGGTCGCCTGAGATTCGAACTCAGGACCAGCCGGTTAAAAGCCGGATGCTCTACCACTGAGCTAGCGACCCCTAATACACAATAATAATGGTCCAATATGAAAAATATCACGTTGTCGAAGCATTAATGACCTTAATGTTCCTTTTTGAGGACTAAAAAACAATTTAAAGATATTTTTTTTCCATCCTCATTGATTTTTTAGATAATTTTGAAGTCTTAATAAATAGTTGAGGGACATCAGAATATTATTTAATTAAGCTTTTAAAAAGAAAAACACGACAGTTTG is a genomic window containing:
- a CDS encoding DUF3303 domain-containing protein; amino-acid sequence: MQLYVVTWKFESSEDQNYSSEAFVDYVESGKSENLIDGYERISWAHTPQDGTGVIICRASSASILFKVFGSWRDKFGMTWEYKPALTTEEFVTLIKEK